GAAGGTTTATGCTTTCCATGTGAATATATGTTCTGTATTTTGTGCCTCATTCTGTTTGTGTTCTGTCATTTTGTTTAGACAAGCGAATGGGGATGTTCCTACAAAAGTTTTTGTGGGAGGCATTCCTTATTACTCGACTGAGGACGATATTCAAAGTTACTTTGAAAGCtgtggcacaataactgaagtTGATTGTCTGAGGTTTCGTGAGGGTGGGAAGTTTAGAGGAATTGCTATTATTAGCTTTAAGGTAAGAAATTTTGTATGTATTATTTTCTGCATTTAAGTAAGGTACAATTAGAAAGCTGTGTATTTACGAGTCATATCCAAAGTGGAGGACCAGGATAATTTAGCAGCTCACCACTACTAGACTGTGGTAGAACTAATAGCATCACACAACCTATGAATCAATTTATGCTAATCTTTTGTTTTACGATTATTAGAAAATATAAGTTCATGCTGAATACAAGATTGTTTATCATTTCTCATCTCAATATTCTAATGTTTCTACAGACAGAAGCTGCCGCTAAACAAGCCTTGGATCTTGATGGAGCTGAAATGTGAGTTTGGTTCTTTTTGATTACTCAATTTGTTGTAGAATTGGCCAATTCTCTCGTGATTCTAATGGAACTTCTTTTTGTCTCAGGGGTGAACTATTTCTGAAAATCCAGCCTTACAAGGCAACTCGAGCCAATAAAGTATCTGATTTTGCCCCACGAATTGTGGAGGGGTACAATAGAATCTATGTTGGAAATTTGTCATGGGATATTACTGAGGATGATCtgaagaaacttttctcaGATTGCAAAATATCATCTATGCATTTTGGTATGGATAAGGAAACAGGGGAATTCCGAGGTTATGCTCCCGTGAATTTCTCTGATAATCTCTCGCTGAAGCTGGCATTGAAGTTAGATCAGAAGGTTGTATGTGGAAGACCTGTCAAGATAAGCTGTGCTGTACCTCTGAAAAGAGCAGGGACCCCTTCAAATTATGCACCTACAAATTCAAGTACCCATTCAATATCAGTAGCCCCAACCACAGGTGCCAATTCGATACCAGTAGCTACAACTACAGATACAGGAGCTGATAATACTGAGTCGAGTACTGTCAGTGGTAAGATAAAGAGGAGGACATGCTACCGGTGTGGTGAAAAGGGACATCTCTTGTCCGcttgtccaatttcagcaACTATGTTTTCAAGTACCCATTCAATATCCATAGCTACAACAAGAAGTACTCATTCGATACCAGTAGCTACAACTACAAGTACCAATTCGATACCAGTAGCTACAACTACAAGGACCAATTCAATACCAGTAGCTGCAACTACAAGGACCAATTCGATACCAGTAACTACAACAACAAGGACCAATTCGATACCAGTAACTACAACAAGTACAGGAGCTGATAATGGTGGGTTGAGTGCCGTCAGTGGTAAGATTAAGAGGAGGACATGCTACCGGTGTGGTGAAAAGGGACATCTCTTGTCCGcttgtccaatttcagcaACTATGTTTTCAAGTACCCGTTCAATATCCATAGCTACAACTACAAGTACTGATTCAATACCACTAGCTACAACTACAAGTACCAATTCGATACCAGTAGCTACAACTATGAGGACCAATTCGATACCAGTAGCTACAACTACAGGTACAGAAGCTGATAATGGTGGGTTGAGTGCCATCAGTGGTAAGATTAAGAGAAGGATGTGCTACCGGTGTGGTGAAAAGGGACATCTCTTATCCGcttgtccaatttcagcaATGTTTTCAAGTATCCATAGCTACAACTACAAGTACTGATTGATACCAGTAGCTTTAACGACAAGTACCAATTCGATACCAGTAGCTACAACTACATGTACAGGAGCTGATAATGGTGGGTTGAGTGCCATCAGTGGTAAGATTAAGAGAAGGATGTGATACGCGTCTGGTGAAAAGGGTCATATATCTTCAGTTTTTCCAAAGAAGCAATCTGCTGATAACAATGCAAGCATGTACAGTGTCCTACGCTTTCCTGTTAACTATATGTTGGAAAAACATATTATCCTTCTCATCAAACTATTATTTGTTCGAATAGGCTGAAAAGCCACAGATTGCCGCCTAGTTTGAGGCAAAGATTTATAGAACTGAgatgtttctttcttattgataaagaaaattttgattcttGTCTAAACTCTCCATGTCAAATGGAACGATGAAGTGTTGCCAACGTGGGTCTAGTCTAGTAGAAAAGGGTATTGACTTGTTAGGGTTATCAGGTTCGAACTTTCGTGACACCTTGATAGGGTTAGTGTGTATATGAGAAACCTCCTCCtcttatagtttagactaaTGATTGTATTtataagtttattttttattttctaaaaagaaACGATGAATTGTTTTCTCTATCGCTTTTGTAAGTTGTGAAAACTGAATTGGTATTCTTCTCACTGTTAGAGGAAAGTATATATAGAGCCAAGCTAAGCTAAGCTGTCTTAACACTTCCGATATGTTCTTGAAAAGACCAATGATTTTTTCAGAGTTAGCAGACTATGGTTTTCTTTGAAGATGGGCCTAACTGAACCTGAGCCAACCCAACCAAGTACATTAGAACATTTATAGGCCGAAGTACTTTCAGATATACAAAGTCTTGTGGGGCCATGCCCATGTATACTGTACACACATTTTAACGTAGGACAAAAATGGCTTCTTATTTTCTCTAAATAAgatcagaattttttattttttatttataaataagatCAGAAAAAGTTTAAGAACACTGGTGTGATGGTTCCAAAACTTATGATATGTCTAATGAGCTCCCAAACCATCATGGATCCTTAACCAGCATGAGCTGAGACGAAAGTTCACtctatattttctttcaatctGTAATTCTTATTACttgggaaaaaaagagaaaaaagattgAACCCTCAATTTTCTCACCCTACCTAGAATGTATGTCTAAATTTTACATAAAATGATTTCATTTACCCTCTATTTGAAAGGAGAAAAATAACTCGGAATTTAGCCaaacttaaaaaattgaagaggaTTTAACTAAAAGTCGGGAGTTTTCTTGAAAATGATATAATTtggttatatataaatttaatgaagtatatattacggtcttcagttttttttattggaaaaaaaaaatcaaattagaaGCTGTTAAGATGAGGTGGAGAAAAGCTTGGAACTAGGTTCAAAAGTAAAATtgcaaggaaaaacaaaaaagacagaTTTGGGAGCTGGGTCAACCATCATCCCTTCATAAATTATTGACAACAAACATTTCATTTCCTTCTTTCAAGCACGCCAATATTTTTTGGCTGCCATTGGATGAATTTTTCCACTTCAATTTTAACTTTGATTCACCAAATACATTGCTGGTAAAATACTtcaatgtttgtttgtttacaataatatgtgagtatCATGCAAActcataattttttcatttacggcacaaaataagtaaataaataacaattgGTAGTGAGTGGAGCTTTGTagaagaaacttttttttaatcaacgaGGGATGGGAATGGCTTATGAGGTCTAGTTTAGTGTAAATCCTTAGATTTATAGATTAATGATTTTAAGTTTAAACTCTGGTGAAATATTGGCATTGTGTGTAAGAaaattccttttcctttccgatgttgacaaaaaaaaaccgaGAGATGGTAGTTTCGAACATAAACCTCTTGTAAACTTGAGAAGAAAACTATCATTAaactaaaaaagaattaatattttttcggTTGTTGAAAAAGagatatataataaatagacAAACAGAGCGAAAGAAAGAGGTAGGAAGTCCCTCATGTCCAGAACTTAACATTCATTGTCTTGCCCTGAACAAAAATACCAACCCGCGTCACTTGCAATCACAACTTGTTTGGCTCCCTCCACACCTCTCAACCTTCTCCTTCACgtatttttcttcaactttttaaCACTGGCATTGCATGCTTTGAAATCCGACAAAATTTAGCACCTGTATTTATATGTCGCGCatcacatatatgtatatatatacaaagttACAAACCTTCATCTTCTAACCCCACCCTTTAAGCCAAACCATCTTCTTCCacatatataacatatatgCATCATGTTCCTTTTGCTCAACATCTCTGTTTCTTCCGTTGTCTTCAAATTGGAGGTTTTTGATTAATGGGTTTTCTCCGTCTCCCTCTGAATTGTATGAgattctttaattttcttggttGACACTTGAGCCTTGACTTGCCCgagtttgttttcttcaaagtCTTGAAATGGGACCCGTTAGAGggatgaagaggaggaagaaggcaGAGAAGAAGGTTGACCAGAATGTGTTAGCTGCAGCTGCTTCACTGAGTTCTCAACCCCAGCCCGTCGATTGGTGGGACGACTTCTCTCAGAGAATAACTGGTACAAATATTCTTCAAGTGCTTTGCGTTTCGCATTATCTTTTACTTGGGTTGTTggttaatttgttttattggGTTGACTGTAAATATATGCATTGGTTTGGCTCTCAGTGGGTATATCTGGTTTGTTGTGTATGAGTATTTGATGATATATTAGGACTTGGGTCCAATGCAGTTTTGAAGAATTGGATTGATTTTATAATGCATGTATGTTTGTTGTGATTGTGCATAAAGGATTAACTTCAGCAAGTGGATTTCTGGTATATATTATTACAATCTAACAGTTCTTAGCTTCTGTTGATTTGATTTATCGCGCTCTGGTTTCTCCTACCTCATCGATATTGCTCAGACAGAGCACAGCATGCCTAGTGTGGTGATAATTGAAGCCACCATTTTAGGTTTTCCTTGTATCAGTGAAATCTAATGACATAGGTTAATACTCAATTCTGGTGTTAACTATAAGATtgagtttttatatttattatttccttGAAATAAAATGATGCAAATTAAGAACTTTGTTAGCAGTTTCCTGATTTATAATTCTGAAAACGATCAAGACTTTCTTTGCTGGTTAtgttattgttgttttgttgatttttaatGTCTCTATTAGCAGGCAATCCTGTTAGTGTTTATAAGGGAAATTTGGTCTAAGTATGTGCTGAAATTCCAAAACAGACTACATCTAGTTCTCAATTATTAGATTGTTAGATTGTAGTAATGTATGATGATGTATGTTTTTCTTGAGATAAGATTGCGGTAAACATTTATAGTATatgcattttcttctcttcagcCTTTTTGTATATTATCTTGATACTatcaattcaggttcatcATCGTGAATATGCCCTGTATTCTTGATTAGATTCTGGAAAGCCTGTTTGTATGCTTGACCACTGCTTACTTAGTTACCCAACATATAGTTATAGGGATCTCTTGGCATTGGCTTTCAATGGCTTTTGCTTAGTGTTGTGCTATTTCCTAAGAACAATGTATGTTTGGATGAGGGGCCACTATAATTGAAAAAGTAGCCGTCCTGGATTCTTGATTCTAACCCTTATTGGGATTGGACTGGCCAAAATCAGTTctgcaaaaaattgaaacaaagtGAGAGAACTGATTTGGAAAACATTTGTAGGCAAACAAAGAACAATCTGGCACATATGTTTTGTTTTCGTTGTGTCCTGAGATGACAAGATTAGGTTCAGAAGTCTCATTTGTTAGTTGAAGAGTATTTATTCTGATGAGATGTTGATAAAAACTGTGCTCTTTATCTTCTTGTATGTTAAGTTAAtctataaatttcaaattctgtTGACAAAGATATCCTCTAGGTTTGGATTGttctaatttctttgtttaaaACAATACAAAGTGCTGTTCTTTAATGAAAAAGGTGAACTTATTGCACTTTTCTGTACTTTTcttatgaaatcaaaatatgcAGACTTCTCAATTGAGTCTTTCCAATTACAAATGAGATAGCTTTCCTACAGAGCATTTATCTCTTATATGCTGCTCTGTTAAACATTTTAGGGGGATCCATTGTGGGAAGCTCTACCATTCCTTGGCCTGATCAGGTGGGAGAGTAGTTCACAGAACTAAAAAGCTGCTTGTTTAGTCCAAAATGAGATTATCAGTATGCTTATCTGGATAGAGTAGGTagcataatcattaaaaatgATGATGGGAATCTAGCAAACTAATTTTCTTTGGTAGAAGTAAAAAACAATCAGTTGTTGTGGTTTGTAAaaatttaagaagaaaaggaaacagtAAGCAAACGAAGACTGAAACAAAGTAGGCAAACGAGAATAAGTACAGTGGCGTTATCTGCCTTTTCATTTGGTGTTCTTTTAGTGTTTACAAATATGCTCATTTTATCATGCATTCAATGATTTTGGTTTGTGCAGTCTTATtgttaagaaagaaaattttccCAGAATAAGTTTGAGGTCTCCTGCTAGTTGTACAGCAGAAAGGCATAAGGTTTTAGCGATGTGATTATACCAAATACCTAAAGCCCTGAAAGATTAGCTTTCAAACATTTGCTTAACGAAGTAATTATTAGCAAggaattgatttttttgtaatagTTTAGCAAAtaacttttttcaaaagtctTGCTATGTGAAATGACTTTTGGTTATGTTGTTGTGTGAGGAACTTAAATTTgcaccatcttcttttttgaCTTTGCTTGTGTTCGAGTCGACTACAATTTGGACTATATCAAAACTCTTAACTCTTGCGATTAAATGAATTATATCCTCTTCTACAAAGGTTTCTAATCTTTTGGTTCTGCTATGGGAATTGACATAGAGGTTCTGAAAACTCACATTGATAAatgattatatttttgttctctACTTTCTAGGCCCTTTATctcaatcaaaatcaaaagataGAATGAAATTTGAATCTGTCTTCAAAGTTTCGAGAAAGACATTCAGTTACATCTGTTCACTTGTAAAGGAAGATATGATGACTAGCAGCTCAAACTTCAGTTATTCAAATGGAAAGCAGTTGTCTCTAAATGACCAAGTTGCTGTTGCTCTTAGGAGGCTTAGCTCTGGTGAGTCCTTAGTGAGCATCGGTGACTCATTTGGGATAAACCGATCAACCGTTTCTCACATTACCTGGAGGTTTGTGGAAGCAATGGAAGAAAGAGGGCTGCACCATCTTTGTTGGCCTACAAAGCATGGTGAAATGGAGGAGATAAAGTCCAAGTTTGAGAAAATCCGCGGCCTTCCAAATTGTTGTGGTGCAATTGACATCACACACATCCTGATGACCCACCCTACACCGGGCTCACCAGATGATGTCTGGCTCGATTGCGAAGAAAAATGCAGCATGATCTTACAGGCAATCGTTGACCCGGATATGAGGTTCCGTAACATTATTACAGGATGGCCAGGAAGTTTGAGTGATGAGCTAGTCCTTCGGAGTTCAGGTTTTTTCAAGCTGTGTGAAGAAAGAAGTTGTTTAAACGGGAAGAAGTTGGTGCTTTCAGAAGGAACAGAAGTAAGAGAATACATAGTTGGAGATTCTGGTTTTCCTCTCTTGCAATGGCTTTTCACTCCTTACAAGGGGAGAGAGCTCTCAAACTATCAGTGCGAGTTTAACAAGCGGCTCTCTGCGACGCAGATGGTGGCGCGCAGGGCGTTGGTGAGGCTGAAGGAGATGTGGAAGATAATTCAAGGGGTAATGTGGACGCCTGATAAGAACAAGTTGCCAAGGATTATTCTGGTTTGCTGTATTCTGCACAATATAGTTATTGATTTGGAGGATGAGGCGCAAGATGAAATGCCCTTGTCTCATCATCATGATTCTGGTTACCGGCAACAAACTTGCGAATCTGCTGACAATACTGCCTCTCTCCTGAGAGAGAAG
Above is a window of Prunus persica cultivar Lovell chromosome G2, Prunus_persica_NCBIv2, whole genome shotgun sequence DNA encoding:
- the LOC18786305 gene encoding uncharacterized protein LOC18786305 codes for the protein MGQQGYPPATLPHYLPLVYFPDPTLPPPWTGMFDGNLAVVYYWNPQTNVAQYEHPASSSYPTTHLINSPIPQFWNSHLPLDYTTNSPHRLTTSTPTDLAAPSNVGTGSVAHPLHTSLEIPDPNSKPQSLKVLLDSATHKPRLSKREKRRKFLALRDSEAVSGSGSGGNFEENKDEEDKREVGSEDLGDEKKEEKKKKRKRKRDKKEENGSLSSEENEVVKEEAKKPKKKNKKKKRKEAKNEEEKKDGELGTEEQSVKETDNSSDRQANGDVPTKVFVGGIPYYSTEDDIQSYFESCGTITEVDCLRFREGGKFRGIAIISFKTEAAAKQALDLDGAEMGELFLKIQPYKATRANKVSDFAPRIVEGYNRIYVGNLSWDITEDDLKKLFSDCKISSMHFGMDKETGEFRGYAPVNFSDNLSLKLALKLDQKVVCGRPVKISCAVPLKRAGTPSNYAPTNSSTHSISVAPTTGANSIPVATTTDTGADNTESSTVSGKIKRRTCYRCGEKGHLLSACPISATMFSSTHSISIATTRSTHSIPVATTTSTNSIPVATTTRTNSIPVAATTRTNSIPVTTTTRTNSIPVTTTSTGADNGGLSAVSGKIKRRTCYRCGEKGHLLSACPISATMFSSTRSISIATTTSTDSIPLATTTSTNSIPVATTMRTNSIPVATTTGTEADNGGLSAISGKIKRRMCYRCGEKGHLLSACPISAMFSSIHSYNYKY
- the LOC18785890 gene encoding protein ALP1-like, with translation MGPVRGMKRRKKAEKKVDQNVLAAAASLSSQPQPVDWWDDFSQRITGPLSQSKSKDRMKFESVFKVSRKTFSYICSLVKEDMMTSSSNFSYSNGKQLSLNDQVAVALRRLSSGESLVSIGDSFGINRSTVSHITWRFVEAMEERGLHHLCWPTKHGEMEEIKSKFEKIRGLPNCCGAIDITHILMTHPTPGSPDDVWLDCEEKCSMILQAIVDPDMRFRNIITGWPGSLSDELVLRSSGFFKLCEERSCLNGKKLVLSEGTEVREYIVGDSGFPLLQWLFTPYKGRELSNYQCEFNKRLSATQMVARRALVRLKEMWKIIQGVMWTPDKNKLPRIILVCCILHNIVIDLEDEAQDEMPLSHHHDSGYRQQTCESADNTASLLREKLAIYLSGEKNLASVLPG